One Babesia bovis T2Bo chromosome 4 map unlocalized Chr4_1, whole genome shotgun sequence genomic window carries:
- a CDS encoding putative integral membrane protein, which yields MLLNNIFNVKTARIWNSLSRQYHPFQTSKAVASVFNVNDAIARGRRGFCNSKKLQGPLEWSNYREVGRTLVDKQLVDNSYKYDVNAITQLPKPYEQHIDKVVVSKALGFSPLFKYYVDPLSMVKFASKYVLSLRFFFIYMARTTFQAVRPLLAFCVFGEIMKLILANISGGVPAFLFSFVLAFEVLYFFLQCYISYTFLTMFFTVMF from the exons ATGTTGTTGAATAATATTTTCAATGTGAAAACGGCACGAATATGGAATTCGTTGTCCCGCCAATATCATCCATTTCAGACCAGCAAGGCCGTCGCGTCGGTGTTTAATGTCAACgat GCCATTGCACGTGGAAGAAGAGGATTTTGCAACTCTAAGAAACTCCAGGGGCCATTAGAATGGTCAAACTACCGTGAAGTAGGACGTACCTTAGTGGATAAACAATTGGTCGACAATAGTTATAAGTATGATGTTAATGCTATAACACAGCTACCGAAACCATATGAACAACACATAGATAAGGTGGTAGTCTCCAAGGCCTTGGGCTTCTCACCACTCTTCAAGTACTATGTCGACCCACTTTCGATGGTTAAGTTCGCAAGTAAGTACGTGCTGAGTTTGCGTTTCTTCTTTATCTATATGGCCCGTACTACGTTCCAAGCCGTACGTCCACTACTTGCCTTCTGTGTATTCGGTGAGATTATGAAACTCATCTTAGCAAACATCAGCGGTGGCGTTCCGGCATTCCTCTTCTCATTTGTGTTAGCATTTGAAGTACTATACTTTTTCCTGCAGTGCTACATCTCCTATACCTTCCTTACAATGTTCTTTACTGTGATGTTCTGA
- a CDS encoding 12D3 antigen: MLATRFIFSLCLFVAHQGVNAFFYRAVPMYDQNGKLVPDSSNIGPSSLRIEATGVGRICSTMQSGIYLINPYAQRCPIGKSKCGPEHDSTLGKCAMYSGCYTISNDFRACSCLPDYFGNPYKQCFRHCDTDLDCPSPYAECRMDAGETIKRCKCRAGCPGDGVICKPDKICTDLAEDSEAHRRCLQTGITDKTYVCDDGYYLDTDNKCQPIVELEDDRVVSVIASGYVNGSRIDIGNCFSIEINKDNGMSYFYQLNSGDPVVIDQKIKTDDQLMLLFEVKANDIIAFTTTEANPSGLTKIFTISNGLKGCKIDSVMKYSPTGAKEHPSGVRVEVKELETSSERQEL, encoded by the coding sequence ATGTTGGCTACACGTTTTATTTTTAGTCTTTGCCTATTTGTGGCTCATCAAGGCGTCAACGCCTTTTTCTATCGTGCAGTTCCTATGTACGATCAGAATGGTAAGCTGGTTCCGGATTCCTCTAATATAGGTCCTTCATCCTTACGAATCGAGGCTACTGGTGTTGGTAGGATTTGTTCTACTATGCAATCAGGTATCTATCTCATCAATCCTTACGCTCAGCGCTGCCCAATTGGGAAGAGCAAATGTGGACCTGAGCATGATTCCACCCTAGGAAAGTGTGCCATGTACTCTGGTTGTTACACCATCAGTAACGACTTCCGTGCTTGCTCATGCTTGCCTGATTACTTCGGCAACCCTTACAAGCAATGCTTCAGACACTGTGACACGGATTTGGACTGCCCTTCACCTTATGCTGAGTGCAGGATGGACGCAGGCGAGACGATCAAGCGCTGCAAGTGCAGAGCAGGTTGCCCAGGTGATGGTGTCATTTGCAAGCCCGATAAGATCTGTACTGACTTGGCTGAAGACTCTGAGGCTCACCGTAGGTGCCTTCAGACCGGTATCACCGACAAGACATACGTTTGTGATGACGGTTATTACTTGGACACTGATAACAAGTGCCAGCCGATTGTTGAGCTTGAAGATGATAGGGTTGTGAGCGTAATTGCCAGTGGCTACGTAAACGGCAGCCGTATTGATATTGGTAACTGCTTTTCAATTGAAATTAACAAAGACAACGGTATGTCTTACTTCTACCAACTTAACAGTGGTGACCCCGTTGTGATTGACCAAAAAATTAAGACCGACGACCAgttgatgttgttgttCGAGGTTAAGGCTAATGACATTATTGCCTTTACCACTACTGAGGCCAACCCTTCTGGTCTCACTAAAATCTTCACTATCTCAAATGGTCTTAAAGGCTGCAAAATCGACAGTGTTATGAAGTACTCCCCAACCGGAGCTAAGGAGCACCCCTCAGGTGTCAGGGTTGAGGTTAAAGAGCTTGAAACTTCGAGCGAAAGGCAGGAGCTTTAG
- a CDS encoding EAP30/Vps36 family protein, whose product MECELERNVTLLRGFCIRKGLMGKVKNCGDATLTSNRLCYDDGDSEQIIPVSRIQDCQLKKLGTQTYIKIKSVDAIYYITYDGDIADLHQELTNLLKIHETRNVIGRSASVGGVSRVVQMKYERVADANELRMNVMADLNGLKKKSKKVLNMARHIFAEKQTLSKTFGALNLNIFETEGQTVKSMETTEILVRLLKEHKFILLQDLFCMVNRMRLCDLLTAKELRANVELLQEEKICKLVDIQGVCTIVANDVMDLLEDIAKIVEVDPITPLQLAEIQSISISLAEYKLRYAELEGVVTRDDATYYTQYYRNPFLK is encoded by the coding sequence ATGGAGTGTGAACTAGAAAGGAATGTAACTTTATTGCGAGGCTTTTGCATACGCAAAGGCCTAATGGGTAAGGTGAAAAACTGTGGTGATGCAACTTTAACTTCAAATCGATTGTGTTATGATGATGGTGATTCAGAACAAATTATACCGGTATCCCGGATCCAGGACTGTCAACTAAAGAAACTGGGAACACAAActtatattaaaattaaatCTGTGGATgctatttattatataacctACGATGGTGATATTGCAGACCTACATCAAGAACTAACTAATCTCCTAAAGATTCATGAAACAAGAAATGTGATTGGGCGGTCGGCATCTGTTGGCGGAGTGTCTAGAGTTGTTCAAATGAAATATGAAAGGGTGGCGGATGCAAATGAATTGCGTATGAATGTTATGGCAGACCTGAATGGACTTAAAAAAAAGTCAAAGAAGGTGCTTAATATGGCACGCCATATATTCGCAGAGAAGCAGACATTGTCCAAAACATTCGGTGCACTAAATCTAAATATTTTCGAAACTGAAGGTCAAACAGTAAAATCAATGGAAACTACCGAAATCTTGGTACGCCTCTTGAAGGAACATAAGTTTATTCTGCTACAAGACCTTTTTTGCATGGTCAACCGAATGCGTCTGTGTGATCTGTTGACCGCAAAAGAACTAAGAGCAAACGTAGAACTGTTACAGGAAGAGAAGATATGTAAACTTGTTGATATTCAAGGGGTTTGTACCATCGTAGCTAACGATGTTATGGACCTTTTGGAAGATATAGCAAAAATAGTTGAGGTAGATCCTATAACACCACTGCAGCTAGCAGAGATCCAATCCATCTCTATATCGTTGGCTGAATACAAGCTAAGGTATGCAGAATTGGAAGGGGTTGTAACACGTGACGATGCAACGTATTACACCCAATATTACCGAAACCCCTTTTTGAAATGA
- a CDS encoding ABC transporter ATP-binding protein family protein, with product MLFHCQSSYFAYEFVFRIHVCFFLFTSTVIAINGAHKGAQGCFSLARYSTIQQGYISNTCVPPLTTRLTPLYNNHWNDGNNYVNEASKLESQISGGERNLALSLPSIEKNIVKHFDTVKESGTILDVKDLTIWIGDRVLFDNIAFRINRGDCIGIVGNNGTGKTSLLDTLYYRLSGIEPPITTLYASMDIKHFLRPDNVDSRLLNTYQRLHYLAVRGHSLKDSIGMPLDRIWTSDDYSTFVTYTSVFTGGVGLNDDVAYMRQNSVSQLDNSKVVEEAINAPNRINHTRRMIIQDIENNLDYLNNYIDGGYIDSPQVSSDSDSNRSKFEWVKELLFLYNSQHSFVQETCKNVDIMISNLVDMFGLRAALPLRVGELSGGFKMRLHLLTQLISKPKLLLLDEPTNNLDMPSVLFLSSTLKRLIETIGLSVILISHNPQFLNELCSSIFQAPGDGTLSVYSGGFDDFVHKGSNVMGIKTSRLQNLELTLKKLQQQYNAQLESTKGSQKQKRVLLSQKRRLITETENLVERIRGAKKSSYSDAYEKLLLSDAQVNPGNLSHLKLVKRGMYVFPDKPAFDLDNVTVLNKEGEVLLSNVSLTIQNGDRILLLGNNGAGKSTLISLLNAISRASNMGVDDINSVVEDNSHFQVEGGHWRGRGNGIVNTFSQNCSDLLNSKLTVGALAMKFGDLDMSDLEQLSKYLASFHLIDFMDVKVSDLSFGERSRLLLALQFLRNSTFLFLDEPTNHLDVYMQATLSTLLNNVYTKGGIIVATHDMELIKNLERVTGVVYIHERDRMYTFNGDFKEAYMKLRSENPHTSHKELGDFLDSCQHSYKRDIQLIPSNAYTNPVETVVKNKAPKGRKSVSKPKNTPGRAKMKNAKRFT from the coding sequence ATGTTATTTCATTGCCAGTCCAGCTACTTCGCCTATGAATTTGTCTTTAGGATAcatgtttgttttttccTATTTACTTCTACAGTAATAGCTATAAATGGAGCCCATAAAGGTGCACAAGGGTGTTTCTCGCTCGCTAGATACTCCACAATACAACAGGggtatatatcaaatacCTGTGTACCACCCTTAACCACCAGACTGACGccattatataataaccaTTGGAATGATGGAAACAATTATGTTAATGAAGCATCTAAACTTGAATCGCAGATTTCGGGGGGTGAGCGTAATTTAGCTCTGTCTCTTCCTAGTATCGAGAAAAACATAGTAAAACATTTTGATACCGTGAAAGAATCCGGTACGATTTTGGACGTTAAAGACTTAACTATCTGGATTGGTGACCGAGTACTATTTGATAATATTGCTTTTCGTATAAATCGAGGGGACTGCATCGGTATAGTAGGTAACAATGGCACAGGTAAAACCAGTTTGTTGGACACTCTGTATTATCGTCTCAGTGGGATTGAACCCCCGATAACCACGTTATATGCATCGATGGATATAAAACATTTTTTACGCCCGGATAATGTAGATTCCCGTTTGTTAAATACGTACCAGAGGTTACATTATTTGGCGGTTCGTGGACACAGTCTGAAAGATAGCATTGGTATGCCTTTGGATAGGATTTGGACATCCGATGATTATTCTACATTTGTTACGTATACCAGTGTATTTACAGGTGGCGTAGGACTAAACGATGATGTTGCATACATGCGACAAAACTCTGTTTCTCAACTTGATAACTCGAAGGTTGTTGAAGAGGCTATTAATGCCCCCAATAGGATAAATCACACTCGCCGGATGATAATCCAGGACATTGAAAACAACCTGGATTATCTTAATAACTACATTGACGGTGGATATATCGATTCTCCTCAGGTATCGTCTGATAGTGATTCCAATCGCTCTAAGTTTGAGTGGGTTAAGGAACTATTGTTTCTTTACAACAGCCAGCATTCCTTTGTACAGGAAACATGCAAAAATGTGGACATCATGATATCTAATTTAGTGGATATGTTTGGTTTGAGAGCTGCTTTACCTTTAAGGGTGGGTGAGCTAAGTGGCGGCTTTAAGATGCGCCTGCACTTATTGACACAATTAATTAGCAAGCCTAAGTTGCTTTTATTAGATGAACCAACCAACAACCTCGATATGCCGTCCGTGCTTTTTTTGTCCTCAACCTTGAAGCGTTTGATTGAAACCATCGGACTTTCAGTTATTCTTATCAGCCACAACCCACAATTCCTCAATGAGCTCTGCAGTTCTATATTTCAGGCTCCTGGTGACGGTACGTTGTCCGTATATAGTGGCGGATTCGATGATTTTGTCCACAAGGGTTCGAATGTTATGGGTATAAAGACTTCACGTTTACAAAACCTTGAGTTAACTTTGAAAAAGTTACAGCAACAATACAATGCACAATTGGAATCTACCAAAGGCAGCCAGAAACAGAAGCGTGTGTTGTTATCTCAAAAGCGACGATTAATAACGGAAACTGAGAATCTGGTAGAACGTATTCGGGGCGCAAAGAAGAGTAGCTACAGTGATGCTTACGAAAAGTTGTTATTGTCTGACGCTCAAGTAAATCCCGGTAATTTATCTCACTTGAAATTGGTGAAACGCGGTATGTATGTCTTTCCTGACAAACCAGCATTTGATCTGGATAACGTTACTGTTCTTAATAAAGAGGGTGAGGTTCTGTTGTCGAACGTATCCCTTACTATTCAAAATGGTGACCGTATATTGTTATTGGGTAACAATGGCGCTGGTAAATCCACATTGATATCACTTTTGAATGCAATAAGTCGTGCATCTAATATGGGTGTGGATGACATCAACTCGGTTGTCGAAGATAACTCTCATTTTCAGGTAGAGGGTGGTCATTGGAGAGGGAGGGGAAATGGCATTGTTAACACCTTTTCTCAGAATTGCAGTGATCTATTAAACTCGAAGTTGACAGTTGGCGCCTTGGCTATGAAATTCGGTGATTTAGATATGTCAGATCTGGAGCAGCTGAGCAAGTATTTGGCTTCGTTCCATCTAATTGATTTTATGGACGTCAAAGTATCTGACTTATCATTTGGTGAAAGGTCTAGATTACTTTTGGCACTGCAATTTTTGCGGAATTCCACGTTTCTATTTCTGGACGAGCCTACCAATCATCTAGATGTTTATATGCAGGCCACTCTATCTACTCTGCTCAATAATGTCTACACTAAAGGCGGTATAATAGTAGCGACACATGATATGGAATTGATAAAAAACCTCGAACGTGTCACtggtgttgtatatattcatgaACGTGATAGgatgtacacatttaatgGTGACTTTAAGGAAGCCTATATGAAGTTACGATCGGAAAATCCGCATACATCTCACAAAGAGTTGGGTGACTTTTTGGATAGTTGCCAACATTCCTACAAACGTGACATACAACTCATTCCCTCAAACGCTTACACGAATCCTGTGGAAACAGTGGTGAAGAATAAGGCACCCAAGGGTCGTAAAAGCGTGTCCAAGCCTAAAAATACACCAGGAAGAGCTAAAATGAAAAACGCAAAGCGTTTTACGTAG